The Calditrichota bacterium genome includes the window GTATCGGGATGCGTTTTGATTACCAATGTGCTGTCTCCAACTGGGTTTAATTGTCCCGAATTAAATTCGATTTTACCGTCTGCAAACCATACATTTTTTTGAGGTGCAAATAATTTTATCTTCACGTCTGAAGCTGTGCTGTCAAATAATTCCCAGGATGTATTTATTAATGGAATAGATAGTTGTTGCTCAACCGATGCCTGGTCTGTTGTACCCCAGTAATTCTGGCTTAAATTGAGACTGGTGATAGTAGTTGTTGAAGTTATATTATTCAGTTGAGTTTTGTCGCGGTTATGGAAAAGGTTATTGCTAAGATTTGCCGCCCCACCTACTGAAACCTGAATAGTATTATCAAAAAAGAGACCGCCACCGTTATTAAGGGCTGTGTTTCCTGTAATTGTATTTGTCCAAACATTAATAGCTGAACTAATATTGGCAAAAGCCAAAGCCCCGCCATTATTATCTGCCTTATTATTTACAATAATATTCTTTCTAAAAAACACATTAGCCGAAGATTCAATAGATCCTGCACCACCATTATTTCCTGCCTGGTTTTCAGCGAAGGAATTTGATCTGAATGTCCAGACAACCGAATTCCCTTTTAGATTAAGTGCTCCTCCATCTGTAGATGCCGTGTTATGAGATACGATATTGTCTTGAAAAAAACTATTTCCACTTAGCCCGTTTGAACGGATAAAAACCGCACCGCCACTATCTGCAGAATTTGCGTAAAAATTATTTTTGTTGATTTTTACATCAAAACAATTTACTAACGCCAGGGCACCTCCGTTATTGTTTGCTGCATCATTATTAAAGAATTCATTTGAATACATTTCAATGGTGCTGTTTTCGCCATAAATACCGGCACCAAAACTATTCTGATTATTGAAAATTTCACAATTTTCCAAAGTTAATGAGCTGTTAATTATTGATAATCCACTGCCATTGGCTGATTCTGTATGTGTAATCTTCAGGTTTTCAATGCGCATTGCCAAAGTAGAAAGAGAATCACCAGGGTTTAGGGTAATCGTTGGTGTATTTGCAGAACCAATAATTTGAGGTTTGGATGCCGTAGTTTCACCTTTTAAAACAAAATCGGGTTTATTAATGATTGAAATATTTTCATTGTAATCACCTGCAATAACAGAAACTGTATCATTTTTAGAGATATTACCTATGGCAAAGTTTATCGTTTTATATGGATTTACCTTGCTGCCGTCGCCGGAAGTATCATTTCCAGATTCACTGACCCAAATTGTTTTAGGCGGTAAAGACCAGGCTTTTGAAGAAAAGCCATCCATAGCAAAGAGGTAGATACATCCCAGTAAAATAGTAAAAATCCGATTGCGTGAATAATGCATATCGCACCCCGTTTAAATAGTTGGTTTTAAAAAGGGAAAAATGAACATTTATCGCCGTTTCATAAATGACAATAGTCACAATAGATAAGAATTATTGACCACTTTTTATCTTTTCTGTAGATAGGTTTTTTGCCAATATTTGAAGGAAAGCCAATCAGACTAAAATAGAAAATTATAAACAGGGGTTGAGGAAATTGAATGGTTACAGAATTTTTTTATAGATAAGGTATGTATCCCAAATTTTGTCCACATAGGTTGTTGTTTCGTGCGAACCATAGAAATACCCATATTTTGGCTGGCCATTTGGCCAAACCTGAAGGTGTAACTCCCAATCAGATTTTTTTAGCATTCCCAGATATGGTTTTACAATAGGCCATTTATTGTCCGACTTTTTATGATAAGAGGCTATCTCTTGCGCATCAAACACCCTTCCAGGCCCGGCATTATAACTTGCTAAAGCAAGGCGTGTACGGTCAACAGGTTTTGAATCAGGAAAATATCGCATTTGCTTCTTTAGATGGTAAATACCTGCTGTAATATTTTCACGTGGATTTTTCATTATGTATTTAATATCCAGTTCACGACTTATTTCTTCCGCCGTCATTGGCATTAATTGCATCAGGCCTTTTGCTCCCACACGGCTACGGGCTTTTTCTTTAAAACTTGATTCCTGAGCTATTTGAGCTACAATCAAGCGCCAGTCGAAACCATATCTTTTGGAATATTTTTTTATTATTGGTTTGTATTTATCAATGGAACGTCCTAAACGGCTGTTTTTTAAATTACGGCTTAATTTACCAAGATGTCTTTTATCCTGCAGACGTTGTTCAATTTCCGCAATAAGTGAATCACTGGACACATCACTTTTATCTACAACGGTAGGTTTATTGCAGGATAAAAAAGATAAGGTAAAAAATATAATGAGCAATGTAATCAATTCTTTCATCTAATTGAGGCTCATCCCTATTATTAAACCAACAATCAAACCAATCATTATAAATATACCACCAACAACAATGCCAACAGCCAGGTTGCCTTTTTCAAGTTCGCTTGGAATGTCAAAACGGGTGGTTTTATTAAAAAGTTTATAAGTCCCTACAGAAGATAATATGCCAATTATCACACCAAGTATGGCATAAATAAAATTTCGTAGCATGATAAAATCAAAAGAATCCATTTCCATAACAGGCCTCAAAATTTAAATATCTTTGGTTCGAATCAGATCGATAATACAGTTTTTTATATTTTATGTCAATCTTTGATTATTAAATAGCTTCTTTACTTTTTTTGCGGCCTCTGCAATTATTATAACATTTGCTGCACTCTTCCAAGAGGACACCTGTCACATTTTGAAACGCGGCAATAGCTCTCATCCAGCTCTATAAAGGCCTGCCCAAGTGTAAATGAAGGCCAATAAGAAATATAATATTTTAACCAGGGCTTTTGGCGATAGATACTTTTATAGGTGCATGTCCCGGGAATGTACAGATAAAAATCCTCCAGGTATGAAACAAATCCGATATTTCCTTTTTGTTGCGCGTGAGATAAATGTAAAGGTATCAACAGGTTTACAATTATTTCCTTAATACGCTGCCGGCCCAAATAAAATTTGTTTGTATGATTTTTAACAGGTTTTTCCAAAGCATAATGTTCCTGCCAGTAGCTGTCTGTTTTTAAGCTTAAGTATTCTTCAAGTTGCGATAATAAATCCGGATAAGGCAAGCGTTGTTCGATAAGCGAATAAAAAAAATCAAATAAGGAGTCCGTCTGATAACGGGAAATTAATGCAACCCAACCGGCCAAGCGGAATTGGGGATGGTTTAATGGCCTTACGGCAGCAAATTGCCAGTTAGCCTGCGAAAGTGCTGCAAAAGGCAATGAAAGTGACAATTGGTTGAAAATTCTTTTTAAACTAAGGGCGAAAGAATCCTTAAAGTCTGAATCAAGAAAACCGGCCAACCCCATGTACATGGCCAGCAACTGAAGCGGTGATTTTCTATATTTATTAACTTGCTCAGCACTGACCCGCAGGGCCAACCATTCAAAAACGTGTTTATTATACGGGTAACCCAATGCCCT containing:
- a CDS encoding DUF2851 family protein; this encodes MQETNLYRFWEYYAATDQILSWGQSTLKIISSGRLNEHEGPDYQGARFELNGVLFHGAVEMHISLNDWYGHQHHYNPAYREVQLHVLLNEPGCDESTRHVQLSEAIPIFVLPVPQAYLKKNIQTNCRAAKKPQNIKKNLQQLAINRLQYKMHAFRKKLENHSVHQLFYQAYLRALGYPYNKHVFEWLALRVSAEQVNKYRKSPLQLLAMYMGLAGFLDSDFKDSFALSLKRIFNQLSLSLPFAALSQANWQFAAVRPLNHPQFRLAGWVALISRYQTDSLFDFFYSLIEQRLPYPDLLSQLEEYLSLKTDSYWQEHYALEKPVKNHTNKFYLGRQRIKEIIVNLLIPLHLSHAQQKGNIGFVSYLEDFYLYIPGTCTYKSIYRQKPWLKYYISYWPSFTLGQAFIELDESYCRVSKCDRCPLGRVQQML
- a CDS encoding transglycosylase SLT domain-containing protein, which codes for MKELITLLIIFFTLSFLSCNKPTVVDKSDVSSDSLIAEIEQRLQDKRHLGKLSRNLKNSRLGRSIDKYKPIIKKYSKRYGFDWRLIVAQIAQESSFKEKARSRVGAKGLMQLMPMTAEEISRELDIKYIMKNPRENITAGIYHLKKQMRYFPDSKPVDRTRLALASYNAGPGRVFDAQEIASYHKKSDNKWPIVKPYLGMLKKSDWELHLQVWPNGQPKYGYFYGSHETTTYVDKIWDTYLIYKKIL
- a CDS encoding DUF350 domain-containing protein; the encoded protein is MDSFDFIMLRNFIYAILGVIIGILSSVGTYKLFNKTTRFDIPSELEKGNLAVGIVVGGIFIMIGLIVGLIIGMSLN